Part of the Streptomyces antimycoticus genome, CCCGCGAGCCCCGGCGCGCGGCGGCCCGCGCCGCTCAGTCCTCTCCGGCTCCGGGTCCTCCGGCTCCGGGTCCTCCGGGCCCTGCCCCGGTCCCCGGCCCTGTCCCGGTCCCCGGCCCGGTCCCCGGCCCCGCCCCGGTCCCCGGCCCGGTCTCCGGCTTGGGCGCGGTCCCCGGGGCGGACAGCGGCCTGAGCTTCATCCACAGCAGGAAGAGCAGGCCGACCGCGAGCATGCACCATCCGGTCCAGAGGTTGATGTTGATGCCCGATGCCTTCTTCACATCCGCGTCCGAGGCGGTGAATCCGGCGATGAGGACGATGATCGCGTAGATCACGAACAGCCCGCCGATGATCCGCCGCACATCGAACAGCCGCGCCGCGGTCGCCGACTTCTGCTCCAGCTCCTCGACCTCGGACCGGTATGCGTACTCCTCACTCATGGCGTGGGCTCCTTATCCGCCGGAGGGTCACAGGGAGAACGGGATGTAGCACAGGGCCGCGAGGATCAGCGCGCCCCAGCCCAGCACGGCCGGGCGGCGATACCACGCCTCGTCGCCCGGAGCCGGTGGCTCGGCCACACCGGGCGCGGTGGTGCCGTAGACCAGACCGGCCAGCGACTCGACCGGCTTGGGCTTGGTGAACGGGGTCACCACGACCATCACCACCCCGCCGACCACGAACGCCACGATGGCGGAGACGAAGTTGGCGCCCTGGTCGCTGGGGATGGAGATGACGCCGTCCCGGTAGAGCCAGAAGTAGTTGATCATCGCGGCCACGGTGCCGCAGAGCAGCCCCCAGAACCCGGCCTGGGAGGTGGCCCGCTTCCAGAACATCCCGATGATGAAGACGCAGAACAGCGGCACGTTGAAGAACGAGAACAGCGTCTGGAGGTAGTTCATGATGTTGCTGAACGAGGAGGCGATGAAGGCCGTCCCCATACCGACCAGCACGCCGATCGCCGTCACCACCCGCCCGGTCAGCAGGTAGTACCCGTCCGGCCGGTCCTTCCTGACGTACGCCCGCCAGATGTCGTGGGTGAAGACCGTGTTGAAGGACGACACATTGGCCGCCATGCCCGCCATGAAGGCGGCCAGCAGCCCGGTCACCGCGAGCCCCAGCACCCCGTTCGGCAGCAGCTCGCTCATCAGCAGCGGAATCGCGTCGTTGAACTGCAGACTGCTCTTCTTCGAGCCGATCTCCGGGTCCATGGACAGCGCGATCAGCCCCGGGACCACCACGATCAGCGGGATGAACATCTTCGGGAACGCGGCGATCAGCGGGGTGCGCTGGGCGGCCGAGAGGTTCCTGGCCGACAGGGCGCGCTGCACCTCGGCGAAGTTGGTCGTCCAGTAGCCGAAGCTCAGGCAGAAGCCGAGGCCCAGCACGATGGTCAGCCAGTTGGCCCCCAGCGGGTTGGCGGAGCCGATGCCGGTGCCGCCCCAGGCGGAGACGAAATGGGGGCCGTGGGAGTCCACCAGCGAGTCCTTGAGCCCGCCGAAGCCGCCGATCCGCCGCAGGCCGATCACGGTGAGCGGGATGAGGGCGGCCAGGATCACGAAGAACTGCAGCACCTCGTTGTAGATCGCCGAGGAGAGCCCGCCGAGGGTGATGTACGCGAGCACGAAGAGCCCCGCGACCACGATGGCCACCCACTGCGGCCAGCCCAGCAGCGCCTCCACCACGATCGCCATCGCGTAGAGGTTCACGCCCGCGATCAGTACGGACGCGATCGAGAAGATGATCGAGCTGAGCAGATGCGAGGACGGTCCGTAGCGGTGCAGCAGGAACTCGGGGACGGACCGTACCTTGGAACCGTAGTAGAACGGCATCATCACCAGGCCGAGGAAGACCATGGCCGGAATCGCCCCGACCCAGTACCAGTGCACGGTGTACACCCCGTACTGCGCGCCGTTGGCGGCCATCCCCAGGATCTCCAGGGCGCCCAGATTCGCGGCGACGAAGGCCAGCCCGGTGACCCACGCGGGCAGCGACCGGCCGGAGAGAAAGAAGTCGAGGCTGGTCTTGACGCTCGCTCTGGCGGCGAATCCCACGCCGAGGACGACGACGAAGTAGAGGATCAGGATCGTGTAATCGAGTGCGTTGGTGGGAAGCCGGAGCCCTTCGGCCAGATAGCGCATGGTCTCGCCTCATCGCCTGAACGGAATGCACCAGAAACGTTCGGTGAACGTATCCGAATTCTTGTGGTTTGTCCGAGCACCTTCACCGTGCATTGACGCCACTGTTGGCTTGTGGTTCATTATGTTGAGTTGTGTTGGGTGCACATGACAGGAGCTGGCGGAGTGAAGAAGACGGCGACGCGGCTTGCGGACGGACGCGAGCTGATCTATTACGACGCGCGCGACGACGCGGTGCGCGACGCCGTCGACCAGCGGCCGCTCGACCCCATCGCGACCCGCTCGGAGATCCGGCACGACCGCCTTCTCGGCGACCGGGTGGCGATCGCCTCCCACCGCCAGGCCCGCACCTACCACCCGCCGGCCGACGAATGCCCGCTGTGCCCCTCCCGCGAGGGGCGGCACAGCGAGATCCCCGCCTCCGGCTATGACGTCGCGGTCTTCGA contains:
- a CDS encoding sodium:solute symporter family protein — translated: MRYLAEGLRLPTNALDYTILILYFVVVLGVGFAARASVKTSLDFFLSGRSLPAWVTGLAFVAANLGALEILGMAANGAQYGVYTVHWYWVGAIPAMVFLGLVMMPFYYGSKVRSVPEFLLHRYGPSSHLLSSIIFSIASVLIAGVNLYAMAIVVEALLGWPQWVAIVVAGLFVLAYITLGGLSSAIYNEVLQFFVILAALIPLTVIGLRRIGGFGGLKDSLVDSHGPHFVSAWGGTGIGSANPLGANWLTIVLGLGFCLSFGYWTTNFAEVQRALSARNLSAAQRTPLIAAFPKMFIPLIVVVPGLIALSMDPEIGSKKSSLQFNDAIPLLMSELLPNGVLGLAVTGLLAAFMAGMAANVSSFNTVFTHDIWRAYVRKDRPDGYYLLTGRVVTAIGVLVGMGTAFIASSFSNIMNYLQTLFSFFNVPLFCVFIIGMFWKRATSQAGFWGLLCGTVAAMINYFWLYRDGVISIPSDQGANFVSAIVAFVVGGVVMVVVTPFTKPKPVESLAGLVYGTTAPGVAEPPAPGDEAWYRRPAVLGWGALILAALCYIPFSL